In Aspergillus fumigatus Af293 chromosome 2, whole genome shotgun sequence, a genomic segment contains:
- a CDS encoding histone deacetylase complex subunit SAP30 Sin3-binding domain-containing protein yields the protein MMTSSFRLSIAQSDAHLSCRVQDDSRSEASNGTREQKTSTAKGRKVAGASLAMSSTSSREVKVSTAVANVTSAPANPGDQADDLPKIQWSEMSLDFLHSYRHAYKLSCPSAFSSDYSRILLSQGIGLRSPTSIAAQRAKIQQQNEVNGTNGITGRTHHRKDHGLGPPEEKTALNRTVGQGRVSKTQLATAVRKHFNSAALAEQEAIARFLYKVREEGRGRQFRLRFQP from the exons ATGATG ACAAGCTCGTTTCGCTTGTCCATAGCTCAATCAGACGCACATCTTAGTTGCC GCGTCCAAGATGACTCTCGATCGGAGGCATCCAATGGCACTAGAGAGCAAAAAACATCGACTGCAAAAGGCCGCAAGGTGGCTGGAGCCTCGTTGGCGATGAGTTCAACCTCTAGTCGTGAGGTCAAGGTCTCTACTGCCGTTGCCAACGTCACCAGTGCCCCCGCCAATCCAGGCGACCAGGCAGACGATTTGCCAAAG ATCCAATGGTCCGAAATGTCCCTCGATTTCCTCCACTCCTATCGCCACGCCTACAAACTGTCCTGCCccagcgccttctccagcgacTATTCTCGTATTCTCCTCTCTCAAGGCATCGGCCTCCGGTCTCCCACCTCCATCGCCGCCCAACGTGCAAAAATCCAGCAGCAAAATGAAGTGAATGGCACCAACGGCATCACCGGCCGTACCCACCATCGCAAGGACCATGGACTCGGACCACCGGAAGAAAAAACCGCCCTGAATCGCACCGTCGGCCAGGGCCGTGTGAGCAAGACCCAGCTGGCGACAGCCGTCCGCAAGCATTTCAACAGCGCTGCGCTGGCGGAGCAGGAAGCTATCGCTCGCTTTCTATACAAGGTCCGAGAAGAGGGCAGGGGGCGACAGTTCCGGTTAAGGTTCCAGCCTTAG
- a CDS encoding U6 snRNA-associated Sm-like protein LSm1 — translation MERLSLNDPPAGAQRGNAPQSFSQQNNMLGPSAPMTQGPPQLPPQMFTTAAQLLDLTDKKLVLVLRDGRKLIGVLRSWDQFANLVLQDTIERLYAGNLYADIPRGIFLVRGENVLLLGEIDLDKEDDIPPHLQKAPFQEVFELKKKEDSRRKITDKKSHNKLQSLGFEPEHSGEILF, via the exons ATGGAGAGACTCTCTTTGAACGATCCTCCCGCAGGCGCTCAGCGTGGGAATGCACCGCAGTCATTCTCTCAGCAGAATAACATGCTGGGACCCTCTGCACCAATGACACAGGGACCCCCACAATTACCCCCGCAGATGTTCACTACAGCCGCTCAATTGCTGGACTTGACAGATA AGAAATTGGTTTTAGTGCTGCGTGATGGGAGAAAACTGATCGGCGTGCTCAGAAGTTGGGATCAATTCG CGAACCTTGTCCTCCAAGATACCATTGAACGGCTTTATGCCGGAAATCTGTACGCCGATATCCCGCGAGGCATTTTCCTTGTCCGGGGAGAGAACGTGTTGCTTCTGGGTGAAATT GATCTCGACAAGGAAGACGATATTCCCCCTCATCTCCAGAAAGCGCCATTCCAAGAAGTATTTGAAttaaagaagaaggaggacAGCAGGCGAAAGATCACAGACAAGAAGAGCCATAACAAACTCCAAAGTCTCGGTTTTGAGCCCGAGCACAGCGGGGAGATCCTATTTTAG
- the bro1 gene encoding putative signal transduction protein BroA, whose product MVQSPMLSCPLKQTNEIDWIRPLKDYIRQSYGEDPERYNQECATLNRLRQDMRGAGKDSATGRDLLYRYYGQLELLDLRFPVDENHIKISFTWYDAFTHKPTSQYSLAYEKASIIFNISAVLSCHAANQNRAEESGLKTAYHSFQASAGMFTYINENFLHAPSTDLNRETVKTLINITLAQAQEVFLEKQVTDQKKAGFLAKLASQAAYLYSQAAEGIQEYAKGVFDKSWTIVVQAKAAHMASVASYYQALADSESNSHGVAIARLQLADKNSTAAMGWANLVDTIKYHQANVQVKLATFVKDNDFIYHQPVPNEAGLSAVAKLPAAKAIPVSELYQGQDIQRIIGPDIFQKLVPMSVTETASLYDEEKAKLIRAETEKVETADSEMAASLDYLKLPGSLNILKGGMDQEMTVDDEFRQWCQELAGHQSFAKAFDTLQDRKGEILSQLDRCSKQLDLEESVCEKMRSKYGADWSQQPSARLNSTLRSDIRTYRDTINEASASDSQLLATFRQYETDFDEMRSAGETNEADVLFQRAMIKAGSKHGKGRNGVGSPYASTQEGSLLDDVYDEGSLSVAEQIARVESILKKLNLVKRERSQVLKDLKEKVHNDDISNVLILNKKSIAGQESQLFETELEKFRPHQNRLLQANHKQAALMKELTKVYGDLLQDKRVRSEQSKYEAITRQRNTVMARYKKIYDAFNGLLSGIAQAQTFYTEMVETVESLKKNVETFINNRRSEGAQLLGQIEREKAGTATDQEDREREKLRQLMERLSTEPKPTSTPLPSTAPSKAKSPPPPVKAPGYPGPGIASPQMSPHFAPGVAGQQHGIPLSHSPAPYGQYVAPPSGVSYMQGQPFQQGAAAPLSEGYNPMAYPAPTSISPPPSQQYYSSTPAPYSGYSNPAPPNAPSQFMPQGYVPPPPPPRPQQPSYPPSTGPYPSGPGGYAQSRPYGTSQHHKTPSQSQSSSSTDPWAGLNAWK is encoded by the exons ATGGTTCAGTCTCCGATGCTGTCATGTCCATTAAAGCAGACCAACGAGATTGACTGGATTCGGCCTCTGAAGGATTATATTAGACAGAGTTACGGGGAAGACCCGGAACGGTACAATCAAGAATGCGCGACGCTCAACCGTCTACGACAGGATATGAGGGGTGCTGGAAAGGACAGCGCGACGGGCCGCGATCTACTATACCGGTATTATGGGCAGCTTGAGCTTTTGGATTTGAGATTTCCTGTCGATGAGAATCACATCAAAATCTCCTTTACATG GTATGACGCCTTTACCCACAAACCGACTTCTCAGTACTCGTTGGCCTATGAAAAGGCGTCGATTATTTTCAATATCTCTGCCGTCCTCTCATGTCATGCAGCCAACCAGAACCGCGCAGAAGAGAGCGGGTTGAAAACCGCATACCATTCCTTCCAGGCATCAGCAGGGATGTTCACCTACATCAACGAGAACTTCCTACACGCCCCTTCGACCGACCTTAACAGGGAGACGGTCAAGACATTGATCAACATTACACTTGCCCAGGCGCAGGAGGTCTTCCTCGAGAAACAAGTAACGGACCAAAAGAAAGCTGGATTTCTCGCCAAGTTGGCCAGTCAGGCGGCTTATCTTTACTCGCAGGCCGCTGAAGGAATTCAGGAGTATGCCAAGGGTGTCTTTGACAAGTCCTGGACCATCGTTGTGCAAGCAAAAGCGGCTCACATGGCGTCGGTAGCTTCGTATTATCAAGCTCTGGCGGACAGTGAGAGCAACTCGCACGGCGTTGCTATCGCTAGGCTGCAGTTGGCTGACAAAAACTCAACTGCAGCAATGGGATGGGCCAA TCTCGTTGACACCATCAAATACCATCAGGCAAATGTGCAGGTCAAACTGGCCACTTTTGTAAAGGACAACGACTTCATTTACCATCAGCCCGTTCCCAACGAAGCTGGCCTGTCCGCTGTTGCCAAGCTGCCAGCAGCCAAAGCCATCCCCGTGAGTGAACTTTACCAGGGACAAGACATTCAACGTATTATCGGACCAGATATATTCCAGAAGCTCGTTCCCATGTCAGTGACGGAGACAGCTAGTCTCTATGACGAAGAAAAGGCCAAGTTGATACGTGCAGAAACAGAAAAGGTCGAGACAGCAGACAGCGAAATGGCTGCCAGCCTGGACTACTTAAAGCTCCCGGGAAGCCTCAATATCCTCAAAGGGGGCATGGACCAAGAAATGACGGTCGACGACGAGTTCCGACAATGGTGTCAGGAACTAGCGGGCCATCAATCGTTCGCTAAGGCGTTTGACACCCTTCAGGACCGAAAAGGCGAGATACTCTCACAATTAGACCGATGCTCAAAACAGCTTGACCTGGAGGAGAGCGTATGCGAGAAAATGCGATCAAAGTACGGAGCCGACTGGAGTCAGCAGCCCAGTGCCAGACTCAATTCTACACTGCGCAGTGACATTCGGACGTATCGGGACACCATCAACGAGGCCAGTGCCAGCGACTCGCAGCTTCTAGCCACTTTCAGACAGTACGAGACGGATTTCGACGAAATGCGCTCTGCTGGCGAAACAAACGAGGCCGATGTGTTGTTTCAGCGCGCAATGATCAAAGCCGGATCCAAGCACGGAAAGGGCAGGAATGGAGTCGGCAGTCCCTATGCATCGACTCAGGAGGGAAGCCTGCTAGATGATGTCTACGATGAGGGAAGCCTTTCGGTGGCAGAACAAATCGCCAGGGTGGAATCCattctgaagaagctgaatCTAGTGAAGCGGGAACGGTCTCAGGTGTTGAAAGActtgaaagaaaag GTTCATAATGACGATATTTCCAACGTCTTGATCTTGAACAAAAAGTCAATTGCTGGACAAGAGAGTCAGCTCTTTGAGACCGAGTTGGAGAAATTTCGTCCTCATCAGAACCGGCTGCTCCAAGCAAACCACAAACAGGCCGCACTAATGAAGGAACTCACCAAGGTCTACGGGGACTTGCTTCAGGATAAGCGAGTACGGTCTGAACAATCGAAATATGAAGCCATCACCCGCCAACGGAACACCGTGATGGCCCGGTACAAGAAGATATACGATGCCTTCAATGGTCTGCTCTCCGGGATCGCGCAAGCGCAGACCTTTTACACGGAAATGGTTGAGACAGTAGAGAGCCTAAAGAAGAATGTTGAAACCTTTATCAACAACCGACGGTCCGAAGGAGCGCAACTCCTCGGGCAGATCGAGCGGGAAAAGGCAGGCACTGCAACGGACCAAGAGGACCGGGAACGAGAGAAGCTGCGGCAGCTCATGGAACGCCTGTCCACCGAGCCAAAACCTACCTCTACTCCCTTACCATCGACGGCCCCTTCCAAGGCAAAAtcccctccaccacccgTCAAGGCACCCGGGTACCCGGGTCCAGGCATTGCCTCTCCTCAAATGTCACCACACTTTGCGCCTGGTGTTGCTGGCCAACAGCATGGCATCCCTCTCTCCCATTCCCCCGCACCTTATGGTCAATATGTCGCTCCGCCAAGCGGCGTCTCTTACATGCAGGGGCAGCCGTTCCAACAGGGCGCTGCGGCACCGTTGTCAGAGGGCTACAACCCAATGGCATATCCGGCGCCTACTTCAATCTCTCCTCCCCCTAGTCAGCAATACTATTCGTCCACGCCCGCTCCCTACAGCGGATACTCGAATCCGGCACCGCCAAACGCTCCGTCACAGTTCATGCCACAGGGTTACGTgccccctccaccaccgccacgGCCGCAGCAACCATCCTACCCACCCTCTACAGGCCCATACCCGTCCGGTCCTGGGGGATACGCACAAAGCAGGCCGTACGGAACGAGCCAGCACCACAAGACGCCCTCACAGTCTCagtcatcctcctcaactGACCCATGGGCGGGCCTCAACGCGTGGAAATGA
- a CDS encoding putative mitochondrial DnaJ chaperone (Mdj1) encodes MNSTAAAIPKAAAIPARLLRTSRQCSNQTPVNKVRSSTHIQTYHVSTIASSGNRSRDGVYARRFPSIVSARGFHTTAALAAIPDPYKVLGVDRNASAGDIKKAYYGLAKKYHPDTNKDPKAKEKFAEAQSAYELLSDAKKRETYDRFGSAAFDQNGGFDPNAAAGGNPFAGAGGFHGFGGGFPGGFAADINFEDLFGAFTGGARRSGRGRRGPFQEILVGEDIEVQTNISFMEAAKGTSKDVVITPLVECGTCRGGGLKEGAKRSQCRQCNGSGTRVHFMQGGFQVAATCDACGGAGMIVPRGSECGTCRGNGVVRDKKTITVDIPGGVEDGMRLRVAGEGDAPATGTQAAPGARTQRGDLYVSIRVSPDHRFSRSGSDILYTASIPLTTALLGGEVTIPTLDGEVKVKVATGTGTGDRITLSGMGMKKLGGRARGYTPTGDLKVEFKVAMPKYLTANQRTILEVLADEMNDKTARRTMNIGKASPPSDGGNAPNQSHKHEGFLKSAWHKLMNSTKNGDGENSASNSGKKESGDAEKSDKESK; translated from the exons ATGAATTCCACTGCCGCAGCAATACCCAAAGCTGCGGCTATCCCCGCTCGCCTGTTGCGGACTTCACGACAATGCTCAAATCAGACCCCAGTGAACAAAGTTCGATCATCGACTCATATTCAGACCTACCATGTCTCGACAATCGCATCCTCCGGGAATCGTTCGCGTGATGGCGTCTATGCTAGGAGATTCCCTTCTATCGTCTCGGCAAGG GGCTTTCATACGACTGCAGCTCTTGCTGCTATTCCCGATCCTTACAAGGTTTTAGGAGTGGATAGGAATGCTTCAGCAGGAGACATCAAGAAGGCTTACTATGGATTGGCGAAAAAATATCATCCTGATACCAACAAAGATCCAAAAGCCAAGGAAAAATTTGCGGAGGCTCAGTCGGCCTACGAACTACTATCTGACGcgaaaaaaagagagacTTACGACCGGTTTGGTTCCGCTGCATTTGACCAAAATGGCGGCTTCGATCCCAACGCCGCAGCTGGGGGTAACCCGTTCGCCGGTGCTGGTGGCTTTCACGGATTTGGTGGGGGCTTCCCCGGCGGTTTTGCTGCTGATATCAATTTCGAGGATCTATTCGGTGCTTTCACGGGCGGCGCACGTCGGAGCGGCCGGGGCAGACGCGGCCCTTTTCAGGAGATTTTGGTAGGCGAGGACATTGAGGTCCAGACCAATATCTCTTTCATGGAGGCTGCGAAAGGTACATCAAAAGATGTTGTCATCACGCCCTTGGTTGAATGCGGTACTTGTAGAGGCGGTGGTCTGAAAGAGGGTGCCAAGCGGTCTCAATGTCGCCAGTGCAACGGCTCCGGCACTCGTGTGCACTTCATGCAGGGTGGTTTCCAGGTGGCAGCCACTTGTGATGCttgtggaggagcaggcaTGATCGTCCCTCGGGGTTCTGAATGTGGTACTTGCAGAGGCAACGGAGTCGTTCGGGACAAGAAAACCATTACAGTTGACATCCCTGGCGGTGTTGAGGACGGCATGCGGTTGAGGGTGGCAGGCGAAGGAGACGCGCCCGCTACAGGAACGCAAGCCGCCCCTGGTGCTCGCACTCAACGAGGCGATCTTTACGTTTCTATTCGGGTCTCGCCTGACCATCGCTTCAGTCGCTCCGGTTCCGACATCCTTTACACTGCTTCCATTCCCCTCACCACTGCTTTGCTCGGCGGTGAGGTGACCATACCGACTTTGGATGGCGAAGTGAAAGTGAAGGTAGCCACTGGAACTGGCACCGGCGATCGGATTACGCTCTCCGGGATGGgcatgaagaagctgggAGGTCGGGCCAGAGGGTACACGCCCACAGGTGACCTGAAGGTTGAGTTCAAGGTTGCCATGCCAAAGTACTTGACGGCCAACCAGCGCACCATTCTGGAAGTCCTTGCCGATGAGATGAACGACAAGACTGCACGACGGACGATGAACATCGGGAAAGCCAG CCCTCCATCAGATGGTGGCAACGCCCCCAATCAGTCCCACAAGCACGAAGGTTTCCTCAAGTCTGCCTGGCACAAGCTCATGAATAGCACAAAGAACGGCGACGGTGAAAACTCGGCCAGCAATTCAGGCAAGAAAGAGTCTGGGGACGCTGAAAAGAGTGACAAGGAAAGCAAATAA
- the pim1 gene encoding endopeptidase La, with translation MLRGQSLPWRAALHQTPRPTVLRPLLPFARNNGPVRSNLSISRLSRSPSLSPRAFSTSSIRRKEKPPSDEKEDSNLQEQKDPNEQKDSDRSPEGRRRSPDSTGREPGAPTSASGRRRDKVAGEKEQRGVEEDAKKENVSIEGKSDPTEDPSPIPVNGGGSSDTKSSASNGGNEDGGRKGKKGSGDRALQKPSVPEVYPQVMAIPIAKRPLFPGFYKAITIRDPNVATAIQEMMKRGQPYVGAFLFKDENADGDVIENLDDVYDVGVFAQITAAYPLRGEASGVTAVLYPHRRIKISSLLPPGEQSKAGNTEDKAPEKKGDVVASFEEGVAEPAPKDLYEPTSFLRKYPVSLVNVENLAEEPFDKKSAIIRAVTSEIVNVCKEIASLNPLFRDQISAFYTDQFPGNLSDEPAKLADFAAAVSAGELHEMQEVLEIMNIEERLPKALVVLKKELMNAQLQSKISKDVEAKIQKRQREYWLMEQMKGIKRELGIESDGKDKLVEKFKEKASKLAMPDAVKKVFDEEINKLAHLEPAASEFNVTRNYLDWLTQIPWGQKSVENFGIKHAMTVLDEDHYGLKDVKDRILEFIAVGKLRGTVEGKILCLVGPPGVGKTSIGKSIARALNRQYYRFSVGGLTDVAEIKGHRRTYVGALPGRIIQALKKCQTENPLILIDEVDKIGRGHQGDPSSALLELLDPEQNSSFLDHYMDVPVDLSKVLFVCTANVTDTIPRPLLDRMELIELSGYVADEKMAIAERYLAPAARELTGLKDVDVNLQKDAIEELIKSYARESGVRNLKKQIEKVYRKAAFKIVQDLGEEVLGEDKALTDEGKAAQEESKKETEEGDPKDPPADPEKSTTETPRLALKVPESVHLSIGKDSLTDYLGPPVFTADRLYDTFPPGVTMGLAWTSMGGAALYVESILENALTPESRPGIDITGNLQPVMKESTQIAYSFAKSVLAKQFPENKFFEKAKLHMHCPEGAVPKDGPSAGITMATSLLSLALDHPLDPTIAMTGELTVTGKVLRIGGLREKTVAARRAGAKKIIFPADNMSDWLELPENIKDGIEGHAVSWYSEVFNILFAELDKDAANKLWQKQLAGKPKKGPLEEDD, from the exons ATGCTACGCGGCCAGTCACTCCCCTGGAGAGCCGCGCTCCACCAGACGCCACGGCCGACAGTCCTTCGACCTCTACTTCCTTTCGCTCGAAACAATGGTCCTGTACGTTCGAACTTAAGTATATCCCGTCTCTCTCGCTCGCCGTCACTGTCTCCGCGCGCCTTTTCTACGAGCTCCATCCGACGGAAAGAGAAGCCTCCATcggatgagaaggaagactcAAACCTGCAAGAGCAGAAGGATCCGAATGAACAGAAGGACAGCGACCGATCCCCTGAAGGTCGAAGAAGGTCACCCGACTCCACAGGGAGGGAACCGGGAGCTCCGACATCGGCCTCTGGACGGCGGAGAGATAAAGTAGCGGGCGAGAAGGAGCAACGTGgagtggaggaagatgcaaagaaagagaacgTTTCCATAGAAGGGAAGTCGGATCCTACGGAGGACCCATCTCCCATCCCTGTCAATGGAGGGGGTTCTTCGGACACGAAATCCTCTGCGAGCAACGGCGGGAACGAAGACGGTGGACGGAAGGGTAAGAAAGGCTCAGGGGATAGGGCTTTACAGAAGCCATCCGTTCCGGAGGTCTATCCTCAGGTCATGGCTATCCCCATTGCCAAGCGCCCTCTGTTCCCTGGCTTCTACAAAGCGATCACCATCCGAGACCCAAATGTAGCAACAGCAATCcaggagatgatgaaacGAGGACAACCGTACGTGGGTGCCTTCTTATTCAAGGATGAGAATGCCGATGGCGATGTGATTGAAAATCTTGACGACGTGTACGATGTCGGGGTGTTTGCTCAAATTACTGCTGCGTACCCTCTTCGTGGAGAAGCCAGCGGCGTGACAGCCGTCCTTTATCCTCATCGTCGCATTAAAatttcatctcttcttcctcctggtgaACAGTCGAAGGCTGGCAATACTGAGGACAAGGCTCCCGAAAAGAAGGGGGATGTTGTGGCGAGCTTTGAAGAGGGCGTTGCCGAACCCGCGCCAAAGGATCTCTACGAGCCTACTTCTTTCTTGCGCAAATACCCCGTCAGCTTGGTGAATGTGGAGAACCTGGCGGAGGAGCCTTTTGACAAGAAGAGCGCCATCATCCGTGCGGTGACAAGTGAGATTGTCAATGTCTGCAAGGAGATTGCCAGTTTGAATCCCCTCTTCCGTGACCAGATTTCCGCATTCTATACCGACCAGTTTCCGGGTAATCTCAGCGATGAGCCAGCTAAATTGGCAGACTTTGCCGCGGCAGTGTCTGCTGGAGAGCTGCATGAGATGCAAGAGGTTCTAGAGATCATGAACATCGAAGAGCGACTGCCAAAGGCATTGGTAGTGTTGAAGAAGGAACTGATGAATGCACAACTCCAGTCCAAGATATCCAAGGATGTGGAGGCGAAGATTCAGAAACGTCAACGCGAGTATTGGCTGATGGAGCAGATGAAGGGTATCAAGAGAGAGTTGGGTATCGAATCGGACGGCAAAGACAAACTAGTGGAGAAGTTCAAAGAGAAGGCATCGAAGTTGGCCATGCCAGATGCTGTCAAAAAGGTGTTCGACGAGGAAATCAACAAGCTGGCCCACCTTGAGCCAGCCGCGTCGGAATTCAACGTTACTCGGAATTACCTTGACTGGCTGACTCAAATTCCGTGGGGTCAGAAGAGCGTGGAGAACTTCGGTATTAAGCATGCCATGACTGTCTTGGACGAAGATCACTACGGCTTGAAGGATGTTAAGGATCGTATCCTTGAGTTCATTGCGGTTGGAAAGCTTCGGGGAACCGTGGAAGGCAAGATTCTCTGCCTTGTAGGACCCCCAGGTGTCGGAAAGACCAGTATCGGCAAGTCGATCGCCCGAGCTCTGAACCGGCAGTATTACCGGTTCTCCGTTGGTGGCCTCACAGATGTTGCTGAGATCAAGGGACATCGTCGGACCTATGTGGGTGCACTTCCCGGTCGTATCATTCAAGCCCTCAAGAAGTGCCAGACCGAGAATCCTCTGATTTTGATTGATGAGGTGGATAAAATCGGACGAGGTCATCAGGGCGATCCATCATCGGCGTTGCTCGAACTTCTAGATCCAGAACAGAACTCATCCTTCCTCGATCACTACATGGATGTCCCCGTCGATTTGTCCAAGGTTCTCTTCGTTTGCACGGCCAATGTCACAGACACCattcctcggcctcttttGGACCGCATGGAACTTATTGAGCTGTCCGGTTACGTTGCGGATGAGAAGATGGCAATTGCCGAGCGCTACCTTGCACCTGCTGCGAGGGAACTCACGGGTTTGAAGGATGTCGACGTTAACCTCCAGAAGGACGCTATCGAGGAACTAATCAAATCGTATGCCCGCGAGAGTGGTGTTCGAaatctgaagaagcagattgAGAAAGTCTATCGCAAAGCGGCTTTCAAGATTGTCCAGGATCTTGGCGAGGAGGTTCTTGGCGAAGACAAGGCTCTTACTGACGAGGGTAAAGCCGCACAAGAAGaatcgaagaaggagaccgaagaaggagatcccAAGGATCCCCCTGCCGATCCCGAGAAATCAACAACGGAGACTCCGCGTCTCGCGCTCAAGGTCCCTGAGAGCGTGCACCTTAGTATCGGCAAAGACAGCCTTACAGACTACCTCGGTCCTCCTGTCTTCACAGCGGACCGACTCTACGACACCTTCCCCCCCGGTGTTACAATGGGTCTGGCCTGGACCAGCATGGGCGGAGCCGCACTGTACGTCGAGTCGATTCTGGAGAATGCTCTGACTCCCGAGTCACGACCCGGTATCGATATCACAGGAAATCTGCAACCTGTGATGAAGGAATCCACACAGATTGCATACTCTTTTGCAAAGTCGGTCTTGGCTAAACAGTTCCCGGAAAACAAATTCTTCGAGAAGGCGAAGCTTCATATGCATTGCCCTGAAGGTGCTGTTCCCAAGGATG GTCCATCTGCCGGCATCACTATGGCCACTTCTCTCCTTTCGCTGGCCCTGGACCACCCTCTTGACCCGACAATAGCAATGACCGGAGAACTGACCGTGACGGGCAAGGTTCTCCGTATTGGCGGCTTGCGGGAGAAGACGGTGGCTGCTCGTCGTGCTGGTGCGAAGAAGATTATCTTCCCTGCAGACAATATGTCCGACTGGTTAGAGCTGCCGGAG AACATCAAAGACGGTATTGAAGGCCATGCAGTGAGCTGGTACTCGGAAGTATTCAACATTCTCTTCGCCGAGCTCGACAAAGACGCGGCCAATAAGCTTTGGCAGAAGCAGCTTGCAgggaagccgaagaagggACCTCTCGAAGAGGATGATTGA
- the creA gene encoding C2H2-type zinc finger protein, with protein sequence MPPPASSMGFSDLLNPQNPESTPSTPASKSSAPSTPSTEQSNSNMASSVSLLPPLMKGARPANEEPRQDLPRPYKCPLCDRAFHRLEHQTRHIRTHTGEKPHACQFPGCTKRFSRSDELTRHSRIHNNPNSRRNNKAQHLAAAAAAAAANQDNALASNAASMMPPPSKPITRSAPVSQVGSPDISPPHSFSNYAGHMRSNLGSYARNSDRASSGMDINLLATAASQVERDEHYGFHNGPRGHHIFGSRHHNNNRLPSLSAYAISQNMSRSHSHDEDDMYSHRVKRSRPNSPNSTAPSSPTFSHDSLSPTPDHTPLATPAHSPRLRPLGTSELQLPSIRHLSLHHTPALAPMEPQPEGPNYYSPTQPHVGPSISDIMSKPDGTQRKLPVPQVPKVAVQDLLSPGFTSVSSSASNSVAGGDLADRF encoded by the coding sequence ATGCCGCCACCAGCATCCTCTATGGGTTTTTCTGATCTACTGAACCCTCAGAACCCAGAGTCAACTCCTTCGACACCTGCGAGCAAGTCGTCGGCTCCCTCGACCCCATCAACTGAACAGTCGAACTCGAACATGGCCTCCTCTGTAAGCCTGCTGCCCCCCCTGATGAAGGGAGCGCGTCCGGCGAACGAGGAGCCCCGTCAAGATCTTCCTCGACCTTACAAATGTCCCCTGTGCGACCGCGCATTCCATCGTCTGGAGCATCAGACCAGACACATTCGCACTCACACCGGCGAGAAGCCGCACGCCTGCCAGTTCCCTGGTTGCACAAAGCGCTTCAGTCGATCTGATGAACTCACACGCCACTCGAGAATCCATAATAATCCAAACTCGAGACGCAACAACAAGGCTCAGCACCTggccgctgccgccgccgccgctgcagcAAATCAAGATAATGCTTTGGCCAGCAACGCTGCGTCAATGATGCCACCTCCAAGCAAGCCCATCACACGATCTGCGCCTGTCTCTCAGGTCGGCTCTCCTGATATCTCCCCCCCTCATTCGTTTTCCAATTATGCGGGCCATATGAGATCAAATCTGGGTTCTTACGCTCGCAACAGCGATCGTGCATCTTCGGGCATGGACATCAATCTGCTGGCTACGGCTGCTTCTCAGGTCGAGCGTGACGAACATTATGGATTCCACAATGGCCCGCGCGGGCATCATATCTTCGGCTCACGTCATCACAATAACAACCGCCTGCCGTCGCTCTCGGCGTACGCTATCTCTCAGAACATGTCGCGCTCACACTCgcacgacgaggacgacatGTACTCGCATCGCGTCAAGCGTTCGAGACCCAACTCTCCCAACTCGACAGCTCCCTCTTCACCTACATTCTCTCACGACTCTCTTTCTCCGACCCCCGACCACACTCCGCTGGCGACGCCCGCTCACTCTCCGCGGCTAAGGCCCCTCGGTACCAGCGAGTTACAACTCCCTTCAATTCGTCACTTGTCACTTCATCATACACCCGCCTTGGCTCCAATGGAACCACAGCCCGAAGGACCCAACTACTACAGTCCTACTCAGCCCCATGTTGGTCCTAGCATCAGTGACATCATGTCGAAGCCGGACGGGACGCAGCGCAAACTCCCCGTTCCCCAGGTACCCAAGGTGGCCGTCCAGGACCTATTGAGTCCTGGCTTCACATCTGTGTCGTCCTCGGCCAGTAATTCCGTCGCCGGCGGTGACTTGGCGGACCGTTTCTAG